Proteins encoded by one window of Megachile rotundata isolate GNS110a chromosome 10, iyMegRotu1, whole genome shotgun sequence:
- the LOC100881799 gene encoding uncharacterized protein LOC100881799: MANFTVENNILIGKELEYPEAYQNAGDILLEIFQKKPDQIGQIDAVTGKTVTYKEMREKVIKCAIWLEQQGIKQGDVVAICTSCCFDNYIPFLASICIGAICALEYHELPTRVFRHFLSTVSPNIIFLHEFATKNLMAAENELNTKIQRILFEDGVRNEVSLADILSKISLSEVEKFRCAKIEDPNQVVMYIGTSGSTGVPKLAKFTHLSLKAMLNPAYSVSIKDKISMCIAGLRWMYAILFIMSAFRGNSTRIIVEDYKDAKYYGEMMKKHKVEYYGADTNQVRQIYKLDLIDLYRSTSLKIIRFGGSSFGREMHQKINELLPNIEFLQLYGSTDVGNCMATQIDKNGKPGGCGYVRAGVKIKIVNTETGEILGANRQGEICAMTDTQMKGYLNNPEMTNKTIDSEGWIHTGDIGYYDDDGELFIAGRMSEFIKYNDACLSVTEMESVLERHPAVYRAAVVAIPAEVEGEVPVAFVIKVPNKEVTVNELMTHFQNNIPDYYFLSNIMFVDKFPTTTTGKVSKNDLKQLLY; this comes from the exons ATGGCGAACTTCACCGTCGAGAACAACATTCTTATTGGCAAAGAACTGGAATATCCTGAGGCGTATCAAAATGCCGGGGACATACTTctcgaaatttttcaaaaaaaacCGGACCAAATAGGACAG ATAGATGCTGTTACGGGGAAGACGGTTACGTACAAAGAAATGAGGGAGAAAGTGATCAAGTGTGCAATCTGGTTGGAACAACAAGGAATCAAACAAGGAGACGTGGTGGCGATTTGCACCTCTTGCTGTTTCGACAACTATATTCCCTTCCTGGCATCTATATGTATCGGTGCTATTTGCGCGCTGGAATATCACGAATTACCTACAC GTGTCTTCCGCCATTTCTTGAGCACGGTTTCCCCAAACATTATTTTCTTGCACGAATTCGCGACGAAGAATCTGATGGCTGCCGAAAACGAATTAAACACGAAAATACAGAGAATATTGTTCGAAGACGGGGTCCGTAACGAAGTATCCCTCGCTGATATTTTGTCGAAAATATCGTTGTCCGAGGTAGAGAAATTCCGTTGCGCAAAAATCGAGGACCCGAATCAGGTTGTCATGTACATCGGCACCTCTGGTTCAACCGGCGTTCCGAAACTGGCGAAATTCACTCACCTATCCCTCAAAGCGATGCTGAATCCAGCATATAGCGTTTCCATAAAGGATAAGATTTCTATGTGTATAGCGGGGTTACGATGGATGTACGCTATCCTATTCATAATGAGCGCGTTTCGCGGTAATTCGACAAGAATCATCGTAGAAGATTACAAGGATGCGAAATATTACGGTGAAATGATGAAGAAGCATAAG GTGGAATATTACGGAGCGGACACGAACCAGGTTAGACAAATCTACAAACTAGACTTGATAGACCTGTATCGTTCGACGAGCCTGAAGATCATCCGTTTTGGTGGCTCTTCGTTCGGTCGAGAGATGCACCAGAAAATAAATGAACTTTTACCGAACATAGAGTTTCTGCAATTGTACG GTTCGACCGATGTTGGGAATTGCATGGCCACGCAAATCGATAAAAACGGTAAACCTGGTGGCTGCGGTTACGTTCGAGCAGGTGTTAAAATCAAAATTGTGAACACGGAAACTGGAGAAATATTGGGTGCAAATAGACAGGGAGAGATTTGCGCGATGACTGACACGCAAATGAAAGGATATCTGAACAATCCTGAGATGACCAACAAGACTATCGATTCGGAAG GATGGATCCACACAGGAGACATCGGTTACTACGACGACGACGGAGAACTGTTCATAGCTGGCAGAATGTCAGAATTTATCAAGTACAATGACGCTTGCCTATCCGTAACGGAAATGGAAAGTGTTCTTGAGCGACATCCTGCGGTGTATAGAGCGGCGGTGGTAGCTATCCCGGCTGAAGTCGAGGGCGAAGTTCCGGTTGCCTTCGTGATCAAAGTGCCGAACAAGGAG gtGACTGTCAACGAACTGATgactcattttcaaaataacatACCCGACTATTACTTTCTGAGCAATATAATGTTCGTGGATAAATTTCCGACCACCACTACCGGGAAAGTGTCTAAAAACGATTTAAAACAACTGTTGTACTAA